In the genome of Verrucomicrobium sp., one region contains:
- a CDS encoding metallophosphoesterase, with protein sequence MLTRRQFIAAGTASAAAAGGAFLLEETCYSPFPRQLRITHHAVPGPGALAGKRIAVAADLHIGHFFGPEEFRILLSHLEELKPDMVAFPGDFTDVAGADLGEYLDLHGRRPWTTYFSPGNHDKTGPQDTRTQRDLAAAGWRVLCNEREDHADYAVIGMESGLRGPIDYGTLKTRKFKIVLGHEPDFWRGYLEPNLLHLAGHSHGGQVQLFGGPLILPEAGRIYYQGRYERGNNNRLIVSRGIGTKMVNVRINCPPEIVVVTFT encoded by the coding sequence GTGCTCACACGCCGCCAGTTCATCGCAGCCGGAACCGCCTCGGCGGCCGCGGCGGGCGGCGCCTTCCTCCTGGAGGAAACCTGCTACTCTCCCTTTCCCAGGCAGCTACGGATCACGCATCATGCCGTCCCGGGCCCGGGCGCGCTGGCGGGAAAACGGATCGCCGTGGCCGCCGACCTCCACATCGGCCACTTCTTCGGCCCGGAGGAGTTCCGCATCCTCCTCTCCCATTTGGAGGAGCTGAAGCCGGACATGGTCGCCTTCCCCGGCGACTTCACGGACGTGGCCGGGGCCGACCTGGGCGAATACCTCGACCTCCACGGGCGGCGCCCCTGGACGACCTACTTTTCCCCCGGCAACCACGACAAGACCGGCCCGCAGGATACCCGCACCCAGCGGGACCTGGCCGCGGCGGGCTGGCGCGTCCTCTGCAACGAGCGGGAAGACCACGCGGACTACGCCGTCATCGGCATGGAGTCGGGGCTGCGCGGACCGATCGATTACGGCACCCTTAAGACGCGGAAGTTCAAGATCGTCCTGGGGCACGAGCCCGATTTCTGGCGCGGCTACCTGGAGCCCAACCTCCTTCACCTGGCCGGGCACAGCCACGGAGGGCAGGTGCAGCTCTTCGGCGGGCCCCTCATCCTGCCGGAGGCGGGCCGGATCTACTACCAGGGGCGCTACGAGCGGGGGAACAACAACCGCCTCATCGTCAGCCGGGGCATCGGCACGAAGATGGTGAACGTGCGGATCAACTGCCCGCCGGAGATCGTCGTCGTCACCTTCACTTAG
- a CDS encoding glycosyltransferase family 1 protein codes for MSFTLALNGRFSGTPKPTGTQVVAYHLFDAILRAPRGEEAVVFADPRFPGVAAWAELPRTRLVPVPFQDWSRGRAQLWEQFAFPLAARRRGARVAHHPITTCPAWHNGLRTVVTLHDLNFYLHPEWFSRRFSLVLRLCAVPGLQRADRVVAISDYVAGQAREHFHLRPERLTRVYNGNRPLPGDAPSLPGTPPYILCVGSLQPHKNLPRLIEAYRRLRPDFPGLELHVVGRPQARFAAQPELAALLETPGLKVLGYLSEAELQRAYRDARVFCYPSLEEGFGLPLLEAALAGTLVVSSNASCLPEIAGPAAELVDPLDPGAIAAGLAKMLRLPEEERARRLETGAAWAGRFTWEAAAEAYWKIFRAAAY; via the coding sequence ATGAGCTTCACCCTCGCCCTCAACGGCCGCTTCTCCGGCACGCCAAAGCCAACCGGCACGCAGGTCGTCGCCTACCACCTCTTCGACGCCATCCTGCGCGCGCCGCGCGGGGAGGAAGCGGTCGTCTTCGCCGATCCGCGCTTTCCCGGCGTCGCCGCCTGGGCAGAGCTGCCGCGCACCAGGCTGGTGCCCGTCCCCTTCCAGGACTGGTCCCGGGGCCGCGCGCAGCTCTGGGAGCAATTCGCCTTCCCTCTGGCCGCCCGGCGGCGCGGCGCGCGCGTTGCCCACCACCCCATCACCACCTGCCCCGCCTGGCACAACGGGCTGCGGACGGTGGTCACCCTCCACGACCTCAACTTCTACCTCCACCCGGAATGGTTCTCCCGCCGTTTTTCCCTGGTCCTGCGGCTCTGCGCGGTGCCGGGACTCCAGCGCGCCGACCGCGTGGTGGCCATTTCCGACTACGTGGCCGGACAGGCCCGGGAACACTTCCACCTCCGCCCGGAGCGGCTGACGCGCGTCTACAACGGGAACCGCCCCCTCCCCGGCGACGCCCCCTCCCTGCCCGGCACGCCGCCCTACATCCTCTGCGTCGGCTCCCTTCAGCCGCACAAAAACCTGCCGCGCCTGATCGAGGCCTACCGGCGGCTCCGGCCCGACTTCCCCGGACTGGAGCTGCACGTCGTGGGCCGTCCGCAGGCGCGCTTCGCCGCGCAGCCGGAGCTGGCCGCCCTCCTGGAAACACCGGGCCTCAAGGTCCTGGGCTACCTCTCCGAGGCCGAGCTGCAGCGCGCCTACCGGGACGCGCGGGTCTTTTGCTACCCCTCGCTGGAGGAGGGCTTCGGCCTGCCGCTTTTGGAGGCGGCCCTGGCCGGCACCCTCGTCGTCTCTTCCAACGCATCCTGCCTGCCGGAAATCGCCGGGCCCGCGGCGGAGCTGGTCGATCCTCTCGACCCCGGCGCGATCGCCGCCGGGCTGGCCAAGATGCTGCGGCTGCCGGAAGAGGAGCGCGCCAGGCGCCTGGAGACGGGCGCGGCCTGGGCCGGACGCTTCACCTGGGAGGCGGCCGCGGAGGCCTATTGGAAGATCTTCCGCGCCGCCGCTTATTAG
- a CDS encoding response regulator, whose translation MKLLIVDDQEAVGTIIAQVVAQGGWESIYRSDAAGISDLIRQEKVDVLLIDYFMEGRTGLDIIESLRQDGFGLPIILFSGDTAAIDANRAARLNVLSILSKPLSIPQLRTTINQAKKSIPPQDGLSA comes from the coding sequence ATGAAGCTCCTCATCGTCGACGACCAGGAAGCCGTGGGCACGATCATCGCCCAGGTAGTCGCCCAGGGTGGTTGGGAATCCATTTACCGGTCGGACGCCGCAGGCATCTCCGATTTGATCCGCCAGGAGAAGGTCGACGTCCTCCTCATCGACTATTTCATGGAAGGCCGCACCGGCCTCGACATCATCGAGTCCCTCCGGCAGGACGGCTTCGGCCTGCCCATCATCCTCTTTTCCGGGGACACGGCCGCCATTGACGCAAACCGCGCCGCCCGCCTCAACGTCCTGAGCATTCTTAGCAAGCCGCTGAGCATCCCCCAGCTGCGCACCACGATCAATCAGGCCAAAAAGAGCATTCCGCCCCAGGACGGCCTTTCCGCCTGA
- a CDS encoding exopolysaccharide biosynthesis polyprenyl glycosylphosphotransferase codes for MKDAGRLDGFFGGEARQLRLHIQDMTVLISMAGDFIVFLLGMRLAFCLRFHSPVAEWLPPFSLEQGAYGRFILFGPALFSILAMLGGTYRQDRRIDLPWVYWHIVRPMFFWAVTFVLLTFLFHVEPSISRAYIALSVLVCGGFLTGWHLLLEKLFAMAPIREQLRQRILVIGWNQEAEHLQRVLQADSSARYQIAGCLPSAHSRYKVEPPASVARLGDYNEVEEIVGVRSIDIVLVADLDPNTREMIALSELCARQMIQFKVIPSFFQILLSGLKLERIGMVPVLGVTRLTINSMLNRVLKRTLDIAGALVGLLLAAPIVAFCGLLVYWESPGPVLYAQVRAGRGGRLFSIYKIRSMKLNAEVAGAGWTTKDDPRRLRIGAFLRKYNLDEVPQFWNVLKGEMSLVGPRPERPEWIEKFKGEIQFYNARHYIKPGMTGWAQVHGLRGDNDLRERLRYDLYYIENWTLLLDVYLLFMTFFRVKNAY; via the coding sequence GTGAAAGACGCAGGCAGGTTAGATGGTTTCTTCGGCGGCGAGGCCCGCCAGCTCCGGCTCCATATCCAGGACATGACCGTGCTCATCAGCATGGCGGGGGATTTCATCGTTTTCCTGCTGGGGATGCGCCTGGCTTTTTGCCTTCGCTTTCATTCGCCGGTTGCGGAGTGGCTTCCCCCGTTCAGCCTGGAGCAGGGCGCGTACGGCCGTTTCATCCTCTTCGGCCCCGCGCTCTTTTCCATCTTGGCGATGCTGGGCGGCACCTACCGCCAGGACCGGCGGATCGACCTGCCGTGGGTCTACTGGCACATCGTCCGGCCGATGTTCTTCTGGGCCGTCACCTTCGTTCTGCTCACCTTCCTCTTCCACGTGGAGCCCAGCATTTCCCGAGCCTACATCGCTCTTTCGGTGCTGGTGTGCGGAGGCTTTTTGACGGGCTGGCATCTGCTCCTGGAAAAGCTCTTCGCCATGGCGCCGATCCGGGAGCAGCTGCGGCAGCGCATCCTGGTGATCGGCTGGAACCAGGAGGCGGAGCACCTTCAAAGGGTGCTCCAGGCCGATTCGAGCGCCCGCTACCAGATTGCCGGCTGCCTGCCTTCCGCCCACAGCCGGTATAAGGTCGAGCCGCCCGCGTCCGTGGCGCGGCTGGGGGATTACAACGAGGTGGAGGAAATCGTCGGCGTCCGGAGCATCGACATCGTCCTGGTCGCCGATCTCGATCCGAACACCCGGGAGATGATCGCCCTTTCAGAGCTGTGCGCGCGGCAAATGATCCAGTTCAAGGTCATCCCCTCCTTCTTCCAGATCCTTCTCTCCGGCCTAAAGCTGGAGCGGATCGGCATGGTTCCCGTCCTGGGCGTCACCCGTCTCACCATCAATTCGATGCTCAACCGCGTGCTCAAGCGGACGCTGGACATCGCGGGGGCCCTCGTCGGCCTGCTTTTGGCCGCGCCCATCGTGGCGTTCTGCGGCCTCCTGGTCTATTGGGAGTCTCCCGGGCCCGTCCTCTACGCCCAAGTCCGCGCGGGACGCGGCGGGCGGCTTTTCTCCATCTACAAAATCCGCAGCATGAAGCTCAACGCGGAAGTTGCGGGCGCCGGATGGACGACGAAGGACGATCCCCGCCGCCTCCGCATCGGCGCTTTCCTGCGTAAATACAACTTGGACGAGGTGCCGCAATTCTGGAACGTCCTCAAGGGGGAGATGAGCCTCGTCGGCCCCCGTCCGGAGCGGCCGGAGTGGATCGAGAAGTTCAAGGGCGAAATCCAGTTCTACAACGCCCGCCACTATATCAAGCCCGGCATGACCGGCTGGGCGCAGGTGCACGGCCTGCGGGGGGACAACGACCTGCGGGAGCGTCTCCGCTACGACCTCTACTACATCGAGAACTGGACCCTCCTGCTCGATGTCTACCTGCTCTTCATGACGTTCTTCCGGGTGAAGAACGCCTACTAA